The DNA region GCTCCATGATACGCGCCGTCGTGCTCCCGGCGCCGATGATGTAAAGCATCTCAGGGAGCATCACTTCGCTTATAAACGCCGCAATATCGTCCTTTGCCCGCTCCTCGTCCTGCTGCTCAAAGACCTGTTTCCCGCCCTGGATCCGCTCCGGGATGAAGGGGACGCGGGCGTAGCCGTAGAGATGGGTGGTGAGACGGCCTGAGCGGTAGGCCTCCTCATCGACGTCCATCACCTCGGATTCGCGGCAGGGGATCTCGCCCGCCCGGCGGATGAGGTCGGCCGCGGCCGCCGGGTTGACCGCAAAGACCGCCGAGTACATCTTCACACCGGCCGGGATCCCCAGGATCGGAACCTCCCGGCCCACTGCATCCAGGACGTCCCGGGCCGTCCCGTCCCCGCCGCAGAAGAGGATCAGGTCAACCCCCGCCTCAAGAAACGCCCGGCAGGCTGCCCTTGTATCGGCGGCAGTGGTCGGGGTGGCGGGGTGGTGGAGGACGGTGCAGCGCTCGATCCCCGCCGACGCCAGGACATCCCGACCCATCGGCGCCGCAGACGTGTACCACCGGATCTCCTCGCCGCGGAGTGGGGAGAGAGCCTGGAGCGCCCGGTCAGCAGCACGCGGAACCGCACCCCGCCGGATCGCCTCATCGGCCTTGCCGTCCGTCCCCGCAAGGCCAACCGCCCCGCCCATCCCTGCAACCGGGTTTACCAGGAACCCTATACTCCGCATCATCCATGCAGTCTTTCGCATCAGGGCATATATCAGGTTCGGGATGAGGATGAAAACCCATCCCGCAGGGAGACTATAGCCGCCCGGAGCGCCTCGCACAACCGGGGCCCATCGTCCATATGCTCCTCTATCAGCCTGACGAGCGCACTCCCCACGATGACACCGTCCGCCCCCGCATCCAGAACCGTCCTGACATGCTCCGGGCGCGAGACCCCAAACCCGACGGCGAGCGGGAGATCGGTCTTCTCCCGCACCGCGCCGACCAGCCCCGCGAGACCGGGCGGGAGGTGGTCGCGCTCGCCGGTCACCCCCTCAAGCGAGATGAGGTAGACAAACCCCGATGCCTCCCGGAGGATTGCATGCTGCCGCTCCGGCGAGGTCGTCGGGGCGATGAGGGCGATCCGGTCGATGCCGTATCTGGCGGCGTGAGGCGCGACCTCCTCTGACTCCTCGACGGGAAGGT from Methanoculleus receptaculi includes:
- a CDS encoding ATP-NAD kinase family protein, encoding MMRSIGFLVNPVAGMGGAVGLAGTDGKADEAIRRGAVPRAADRALQALSPLRGEEIRWYTSAAPMGRDVLASAGIERCTVLHHPATPTTAADTRAACRAFLEAGVDLILFCGGDGTARDVLDAVGREVPILGIPAGVKMYSAVFAVNPAAAADLIRRAGEIPCRESEVMDVDEEAYRSGRLTTHLYGYARVPFIPERIQGGKQVFEQQDEERAKDDIAAFISEVMLPEMLYIIGAGSTTARIMERLGLVPTLLGVDVVRNGEILVRNADERTLLALLDKHPRAKVILSPIGAQGFVLGRGNQQISPAVLRKTGLRNLIVVATPGKLAATPLLYVDSGDPDLDREVGDSLQVISGYRIAQRKRVIHPD
- the trpA gene encoding tryptophan synthase subunit alpha; the encoded protein is MSRIERVFARGGPVFIGFTVAGDPDMERSFSAATAMIDAGADMLEIAVPYSDPVADGPVIERAHHRALRAGTRPVDVFLLLRRLRDYAPDLPLVLFTYYNIVYRRGVDRFFSEAAAAGADCLLIVDLPVEESEEVAPHAARYGIDRIALIAPTTSPERQHAILREASGFVYLISLEGVTGERDHLPPGLAGLVGAVREKTDLPLAVGFGVSRPEHVRTVLDAGADGVIVGSALVRLIEEHMDDGPRLCEALRAAIVSLRDGFSSSSRT